From a region of the Apibacter sp. B3706 genome:
- the mutL gene encoding DNA mismatch repair endonuclease MutL, whose protein sequence is MPDIIHLLPDNVSNQIAAGEVVQRPSSVVKELLENAIDAKATQIQLIIKEAGRNLIQVVDNGVGMSVTDARMSFERHATSKITTTEDIFHIHTKGFRGEALASIAAVSQVELKTRKEEDELGTHIIIEGGDIISQLPVNTAVGSTFLIKNLFFNVPARRKFLKSNSVEFRHILDEFHRVALAHEDIQFQLFNNDEEMFRLRSGSLLQRISEIFGRKIQHQLIPIAEQLDWIKLNGFIGKPEGAKKARGEQFFFVNQRFFRSTYLNKAVQDAFEGLIPPRFLPSFFLYIQIDPERIDVNIHPTKTEIKFEDEASIYALLRTAIKKSLGVYNVVPSLDFDQNPDWSFSLNKKDTPVVEPKININSSYNPFDTTSGKPSHAEKVNLHELYASSRQEILTSEMFDNPSETITESSLLRLSNGRWITEKDSNVWILDPYRIHQTVLYENHIKNSKGNVLSQQLLFPIERPVYDLEKEKLDSIKTALFAEGLDMEIEEDLLTITAIPSDVMQEKIIELIDYLLSELSEHSEEEFSIFFSKTISKVSARKRNEFIQPSHFLPIWENFITLGCPKFNPFGKRNYEILPMPNFD, encoded by the coding sequence ATGCCTGATATAATACACTTACTTCCGGATAATGTATCCAATCAGATAGCGGCAGGAGAAGTAGTACAAAGACCTTCTTCTGTAGTAAAAGAACTTTTAGAAAATGCTATCGATGCAAAAGCAACGCAAATTCAACTTATCATAAAAGAAGCGGGTCGAAATCTAATTCAGGTAGTTGATAATGGGGTGGGAATGAGTGTAACTGATGCAAGAATGTCATTTGAAAGACATGCAACCTCAAAAATAACAACTACAGAAGATATATTTCATATTCACACCAAAGGCTTTAGAGGAGAAGCATTAGCCTCCATAGCAGCAGTCTCTCAAGTTGAATTAAAAACTCGTAAAGAGGAAGATGAATTGGGTACTCATATTATTATTGAAGGGGGAGACATCATTTCTCAACTTCCCGTAAATACAGCAGTCGGGTCTACATTTTTAATTAAAAATTTATTTTTTAATGTGCCGGCAAGAAGAAAATTTCTAAAATCCAATTCCGTTGAATTTAGGCATATTTTAGACGAATTCCATAGAGTTGCTTTAGCACATGAAGATATACAGTTCCAATTATTTAATAATGACGAAGAAATGTTCAGGCTTCGTTCAGGAAGTTTATTGCAAAGAATTTCAGAAATCTTCGGCAGGAAAATTCAACATCAATTAATCCCAATTGCAGAACAATTAGATTGGATAAAATTAAATGGATTTATAGGAAAACCGGAAGGTGCTAAAAAAGCACGTGGTGAACAATTTTTTTTCGTAAATCAAAGATTTTTTAGATCGACCTATTTAAATAAAGCGGTACAGGATGCTTTTGAAGGATTGATCCCGCCACGGTTTTTGCCTTCATTTTTTCTTTATATACAGATTGATCCGGAAAGAATAGATGTTAATATTCATCCGACTAAGACAGAAATTAAATTTGAAGACGAAGCGTCAATATATGCATTATTAAGAACAGCCATTAAAAAATCCCTTGGGGTTTATAATGTTGTACCAAGCTTAGATTTTGATCAAAATCCTGATTGGAGTTTTTCATTAAATAAAAAAGATACTCCCGTTGTTGAACCTAAAATAAATATTAATTCGTCCTATAATCCGTTTGATACTACATCCGGTAAACCGTCACATGCCGAAAAAGTCAATTTGCATGAATTATATGCATCTTCCAGACAAGAAATTTTAACTTCTGAAATGTTTGATAATCCTAGTGAAACTATCACCGAATCGTCACTATTACGATTATCCAATGGGAGATGGATTACTGAAAAAGATTCCAATGTATGGATTTTGGATCCCTATAGAATACATCAGACAGTTTTATATGAAAATCATATCAAAAACTCGAAAGGGAATGTCTTAAGTCAACAATTATTGTTTCCCATCGAAAGACCGGTATATGATCTTGAAAAAGAGAAATTAGATTCAATTAAAACCGCATTATTTGCAGAGGGATTAGATATGGAAATTGAAGAAGATTTACTAACAATAACAGCAATACCATCGGATGTTATGCAGGAAAAAATAATTGAATTAATTGACTATTTATTAAGTGAATTATCAGAACATTCCGAAGAAGAATTTTCTATATTTTTTAGTAAAACCATTTCAAAAGTTTCTGCCAGAAAAAGAAATGAATTTATACAACCGTCTCATTTCTTACCTATTTGGGAGAATTTCATAACTTTAGGATGTCCTAAATTTAATCCTTTTGGAAAAAGAAATTATGAAATATTGCCCATGCCAAATTTCGATTAA
- a CDS encoding tetratricopeptide repeat-containing sensor histidine kinase — MKTFIIYLFYIVVLLLYFPSCKDFTIRKKKSDSSIKKSKIYNTPFTYYTNETIQLTYKEIYRLKKEKNNELLANIYFQMGHYYLNKNKSDSSFYYFNHAKEAYLLDNNNVFIGKSLIDMAIIQANEGDYIGSEETAVEALRYIKKTQHNASLSAVYNCLAISKTEQKDYDQAIKYYNLALKFSTSKISVINIKNNEAVVNIKAGNYDNAIKILTKLINDSFLNNLPLHKARITDNLAYAKWLDNPNYKADKDLYQALKIREKASDSIGQIANHYHLSEYYEKTSIKKAIFHANKMYDIALKLGNIDDQLAAMQKIILLDTPSTHEKNYFNSYIRLNDEINFKRIRAKNQFALIRYEVERNKEENALLKAENAQKNYLLLQQKVTIGSIIILALIIVILLIFWHKRRNAKFRQEKIEEIHRTELKYSKRIHDEVANGIYFLMVQLQNNSDVKPTKIIDELDQLYLKSRDISHDSDYKISLTEEFSITLRNMIKHYGSKNTRIILIGNESHIWKNIPDNKKEDLYYILKELMTNMKKHSQADIVTLKFKKEDCIISIEYTDNGVGFSGSGTEPFADLKNINDRLHPKKGYYIIDRNKKIGCSIKILYSISN; from the coding sequence ATGAAAACATTTATTATATATTTATTCTATATCGTTGTTTTATTGCTATATTTTCCTTCATGCAAAGATTTTACTATACGAAAAAAGAAATCTGATAGTTCAATTAAAAAATCAAAAATATATAATACTCCTTTTACTTATTATACTAATGAAACCATTCAATTAACGTATAAAGAAATATATAGGCTAAAAAAAGAAAAGAATAATGAACTTTTAGCTAATATTTATTTTCAAATGGGTCATTATTATTTAAACAAAAATAAAAGTGATAGCTCATTTTATTATTTCAATCATGCAAAAGAAGCGTATTTACTTGATAATAATAATGTCTTTATCGGTAAAAGTTTAATAGATATGGCCATCATCCAAGCGAATGAAGGAGATTACATAGGAAGTGAAGAGACCGCAGTTGAAGCACTACGATATATTAAAAAAACTCAACATAATGCTTCCTTATCTGCTGTATATAATTGCTTAGCCATATCTAAAACTGAACAAAAAGATTACGATCAAGCCATAAAATATTATAATTTGGCTTTAAAATTTTCAACCAGTAAAATATCTGTTATCAACATAAAAAACAATGAGGCGGTTGTTAATATTAAAGCCGGAAATTATGACAATGCCATTAAAATTTTAACTAAGTTAATTAACGATTCTTTTTTAAATAATCTCCCCCTTCATAAAGCTCGTATAACTGATAACTTAGCTTATGCAAAATGGCTCGATAATCCAAACTATAAGGCTGATAAAGATCTTTATCAAGCCCTAAAAATAAGAGAAAAAGCATCTGATTCTATAGGACAAATTGCCAATCATTATCATTTATCGGAATACTATGAAAAAACAAGCATTAAAAAAGCAATTTTTCATGCAAATAAAATGTATGATATTGCTTTAAAATTAGGGAATATAGATGACCAACTTGCGGCGATGCAAAAAATTATTCTTTTAGATACACCTTCTACGCATGAAAAAAATTATTTTAATTCTTATATTAGATTAAATGATGAAATCAATTTTAAAAGAATTCGAGCCAAAAACCAATTTGCTTTAATCCGTTATGAAGTAGAACGTAATAAAGAAGAAAATGCTTTACTAAAAGCTGAAAATGCTCAAAAAAACTATTTGCTATTACAACAAAAAGTAACGATTGGTTCTATTATAATTTTAGCATTAATAATTGTAATATTATTAATATTTTGGCATAAAAGAAGAAATGCTAAATTTAGACAAGAAAAAATTGAAGAAATCCATCGAACCGAATTGAAATATTCTAAAAGAATTCATGATGAAGTAGCCAATGGTATTTACTTTTTGATGGTTCAACTTCAAAATAATTCAGATGTAAAACCAACGAAGATAATTGATGAATTAGACCAATTATATCTTAAATCAAGAGATATCTCGCATGATTCAGATTATAAAATTAGTTTGACTGAAGAATTTTCAATTACTTTACGTAATATGATTAAACATTATGGTTCAAAAAATACCCGAATAATATTAATAGGTAATGAATCCCATATTTGGAAAAATATCCCAGACAATAAAAAAGAGGATTTATATTATATTCTTAAAGAATTAATGACTAATATGAAAAAACACAGTCAAGCTGATATTGTTACATTAAAATTTAAAAAAGAAGATTGTATCATTTCCATTGAATATACAGATAATGGCGTGGGTTTTTCCGGCTCAGGTACCGAACCATTCGCAGATTTAAAAAACATAAATGACAGGTTACACCCAAAAAAAGGTTATTATATTATTGATCGCAACAAAAAGATCGGCTGCTCAATAAAAATTTTATATTCAATATCTAATTAA
- a CDS encoding response regulator transcription factor, whose protein sequence is MFKKILISEDFDSYNIGIKKTVEELKIPIIDQSFYCDDALLKIKRAIMDHDPYDLLITDLSFASDYREQKLDGGEDLILAAKNEQPDIKVIVFSIENRFHKIKSMFDRYKINGFVTKGRNDTKELHKAIISVNQNKTYISNDNYKTNQNNLYELSEYDINLLKLLSKGNTQKEVEQHLKENQIVPNSESSIEKRLALLRASFNAKDTKQLLSLIIELGII, encoded by the coding sequence ATGTTCAAAAAAATACTTATTTCAGAAGATTTTGACAGTTACAATATAGGGATTAAAAAAACTGTTGAGGAATTAAAAATTCCTATTATTGACCAGTCTTTCTATTGCGATGATGCTTTACTTAAAATCAAAAGAGCAATTATGGATCATGATCCCTATGATCTATTAATAACCGATTTATCTTTTGCTTCTGATTATAGAGAACAAAAATTGGATGGAGGCGAGGATTTAATACTAGCGGCTAAAAATGAACAACCTGATATTAAGGTTATCGTTTTTTCGATTGAAAATAGGTTTCATAAAATTAAATCTATGTTCGACAGATATAAAATTAATGGATTTGTAACCAAAGGCAGAAATGACACCAAAGAATTACATAAAGCTATTATATCGGTGAATCAAAATAAAACCTATATTTCCAACGATAATTACAAAACAAATCAAAATAATTTATATGAATTATCGGAATATGACATCAATTTATTAAAATTACTTTCTAAAGGAAATACTCAAAAAGAGGTGGAACAACATTTAAAAGAAAATCAAATTGTGCCTAATAGTGAAAGTTCAATAGAAAAGAGGCTTGCCTTATTAAGGGCATCTTTTAATGCAAAAGACACTAAACAATTATTAAGTTTAATTATTGAATTAGGGATAATTTAA
- the dinB gene encoding DNA polymerase IV, whose translation MRKIIHIDMDAFYASIEQRDHEEFRGKPLAVGFAGERGVVAAASYEARKFGVRSAMSSKQAIQRCPGLIFTSARFEIYRSVSKQIRDIFFQYTDLVEPLSLDEAFLDVTHNFKNMEFARDIAKEIKNKIFKETGLTASAGVSFNKFLAKIASDYNKPNGLFIITPQRAEKFVENLKIEDFFGIGKKTAEKMHQIGINTGLDLKKKSEEDLIKLFGKHGSLYYLNARAIDNREVNPNRIRKSVGSENTFMEDTNSLPRLYAELETICRDVIHRMNKNSFKGRTVTLKIKLSNFKVISRSKTITSYIKDFSQLYKIALELLYTLDLDKKIRLIGVSIKNSESDLGNNIPKNFQLKIPFKEFKDSY comes from the coding sequence GTGCGTAAGATAATTCATATAGATATGGATGCATTCTATGCTTCAATCGAGCAAAGAGATCATGAGGAATTTAGAGGGAAACCTTTGGCCGTTGGATTTGCAGGAGAAAGAGGAGTAGTTGCTGCAGCCAGTTATGAAGCAAGAAAATTTGGTGTTCGTTCAGCAATGTCCTCCAAACAAGCAATTCAACGATGTCCCGGCCTGATTTTCACTTCCGCCCGTTTTGAGATTTATCGTTCTGTTTCAAAACAAATTAGAGACATTTTTTTTCAATATACCGATTTAGTAGAACCCTTATCGTTAGATGAAGCATTTTTAGATGTAACCCATAATTTTAAAAATATGGAATTTGCCAGGGATATTGCAAAGGAAATCAAAAATAAAATTTTTAAAGAAACCGGATTGACAGCTTCAGCAGGTGTTTCCTTCAATAAATTCCTTGCAAAAATAGCTTCAGATTATAATAAGCCCAATGGCTTATTTATTATTACTCCTCAAAGAGCAGAAAAATTTGTAGAAAACCTTAAAATTGAAGATTTTTTCGGAATAGGAAAAAAAACTGCCGAAAAAATGCATCAAATAGGAATCAATACCGGTTTAGATTTGAAAAAAAAATCTGAAGAAGATCTTATAAAGCTATTTGGTAAGCACGGGAGTTTATACTATTTAAATGCGAGGGCTATTGATAATCGGGAAGTAAATCCCAATAGAATACGAAAATCAGTAGGTTCAGAAAATACATTTATGGAAGATACAAATTCTTTACCCCGATTGTATGCGGAGTTAGAAACTATCTGTAGAGATGTAATTCACAGAATGAATAAAAATTCTTTTAAAGGACGTACCGTTACTTTAAAGATAAAATTATCTAATTTTAAAGTAATCTCGCGAAGTAAAACCATAACGAGTTATATAAAGGATTTTTCTCAACTCTATAAAATTGCTCTGGAATTACTCTATACACTCGACTTGGATAAGAAAATTAGATTGATAGGGGTAAGCATTAAAAATTCGGAATCGGATTTAGGAAATAATATTCCTAAAAATTTTCAATTAAAAATTCCCTTTAAGGAATTTAAAGATTCATATTAG
- a CDS encoding polysaccharide deacetylase family protein: MKLYCFTIILLISLLSCKKEDNKKINALPEKNVTNVTSISDTTGTHHNNSIDTTIHHGKKDSLTKPAQPNNKNSYKSDSVSKKNKDQDKFAETKHNHKGIVKDSSDKYYIYLSLDDGPQLPGTHNCKTILEKYNVRATFFMIGVHNTGIVREQLVDSINNNPLFIVCNHSDTHANNKYSLFYKNAKSALQDFLRAESKLNLKHKIARLPGRNTWAVNHQIKGESSAFNVAKKLDSIGYFVYGWDLEWRFVHSNIPVESATEMIKKVKNTLKNGRTHSPNSIVILVHDRMFDKPQYADSLQKFISVLKSDKHYIFETLDKYPVLSLEKN, encoded by the coding sequence ATGAAATTATATTGTTTTACCATCATATTACTAATTAGTTTACTAAGTTGTAAGAAAGAAGATAACAAAAAAATAAATGCTTTACCTGAAAAAAATGTTACTAATGTTACTTCTATTTCAGACACAACCGGCACACATCATAATAATTCAATAGATACTACTATTCATCACGGTAAAAAAGATTCTTTAACTAAACCTGCTCAACCTAATAACAAAAATTCTTATAAATCAGACAGTGTCTCTAAGAAAAATAAAGATCAAGATAAATTTGCCGAAACAAAACATAATCATAAAGGAATCGTAAAAGATTCCTCGGATAAATACTATATTTATTTATCCTTAGATGATGGTCCTCAATTACCGGGCACGCATAATTGTAAAACTATCTTGGAAAAATACAATGTTAGAGCTACTTTTTTCATGATAGGTGTTCACAATACAGGAATAGTAAGAGAACAACTAGTGGACTCCATAAACAATAATCCATTATTTATCGTTTGCAATCATAGTGATACCCATGCTAATAATAAATATAGTTTATTTTATAAGAATGCTAAAAGTGCTCTACAGGATTTTTTAAGAGCTGAAAGTAAATTAAATCTTAAACATAAAATAGCTCGACTTCCCGGTAGAAATACCTGGGCGGTTAATCATCAGATTAAAGGCGAATCTTCTGCGTTCAATGTTGCCAAAAAACTCGATTCTATAGGTTATTTTGTATATGGTTGGGATTTGGAATGGAGATTTGTTCATAGTAACATTCCGGTTGAAAGTGCTACTGAAATGATAAAAAAAGTTAAAAATACTTTGAAAAACGGTAGAACACATAGTCCTAATTCCATAGTAATTCTAGTTCATGACAGAATGTTTGATAAACCGCAATATGCAGATTCTTTACAGAAATTTATTTCTGTATTGAAAAGCGATAAACATTACATATTTGAAACTCTTGATAAATACCCTGTTTTATCTTTAGAAAAAAATTAA
- the pth gene encoding aminoacyl-tRNA hydrolase: protein MNKYLIVGLGNIGEKYSNTRHNIGFLLVDRLVEKLGGSFKAQNFGQVCETSYKGRKTFILKPDTYMNLSGNSVNYWVTKEKIKLENCLIICDDLSLPFGTIRIKSKGSSAGHNGLRSIEEKLQTQQYPRFRFGIGNNYVKGKQIEYVLGEWNEEEKKVLNERIDISTDAILSFIFSGLNNTMNQYNGK from the coding sequence ATGAATAAATACCTGATTGTAGGCTTAGGAAATATAGGAGAAAAATATAGCAATACTCGGCATAATATAGGTTTTTTACTGGTTGATAGACTAGTTGAAAAACTTGGAGGTAGTTTTAAAGCACAAAATTTCGGTCAAGTTTGTGAAACTTCATATAAAGGCAGAAAAACTTTTATACTAAAGCCTGATACTTATATGAATTTAAGCGGTAATTCAGTTAACTATTGGGTTACAAAAGAAAAAATAAAGCTCGAGAATTGTTTAATTATTTGTGATGATTTAAGCCTACCATTTGGTACTATTCGTATAAAATCCAAAGGAAGCAGTGCGGGACATAATGGATTGAGAAGTATCGAAGAAAAGTTACAAACGCAACAATACCCGCGATTTCGTTTTGGAATCGGTAATAACTATGTAAAAGGTAAACAAATTGAATATGTTCTAGGGGAGTGGAACGAAGAAGAAAAAAAAGTTCTTAATGAAAGAATCGATATTAGTACAGATGCAATACTATCCTTTATTTTTTCAGGTTTAAATAATACTATGAATCAATATAACGGAAAATAA
- a CDS encoding glycosyltransferase: protein MKTNCVVVPCYNEEFRLPIKEFEKSLAEENNLSFCFVNDGSSDQTLKILNELYQKFPDKVLVVDKKQNAGKAAAIFTGINEAFTWKNFDILGYLDADLATSVEEYSRICSYMNENIIFVFGSRVRRIGSQIKRKLHRHLIGRIFATLSSTMLDLPVYDTQCGAKAFSQDIAKKIFADPFISNWSFDIEIFFKFMNIVGKENVEKRAKEIPLEAWRDVGDSKVKFSYSLKLPFELLRIKKYYKKKY, encoded by the coding sequence ATGAAAACTAATTGTGTAGTTGTTCCTTGTTATAATGAAGAATTCAGGTTGCCTATCAAAGAATTTGAAAAAAGTTTAGCAGAAGAAAATAATCTTTCATTTTGTTTTGTAAATGATGGCAGCTCGGATCAAACATTAAAAATATTAAATGAATTGTATCAAAAATTCCCAGATAAAGTTTTAGTTGTTGATAAAAAGCAAAATGCAGGGAAAGCAGCAGCAATTTTTACCGGGATCAATGAAGCTTTTACGTGGAAAAATTTTGATATTTTAGGATATTTAGATGCTGATTTAGCTACTTCTGTTGAAGAATATAGTCGTATATGTTCATACATGAACGAAAATATTATTTTTGTATTCGGATCAAGAGTCAGAAGAATCGGTTCGCAAATAAAAAGAAAATTGCACCGTCATTTAATTGGAAGAATTTTTGCTACCTTATCCAGTACCATGTTGGATTTACCGGTTTATGATACTCAATGCGGAGCTAAAGCATTCTCTCAAGATATAGCTAAAAAGATATTTGCTGATCCGTTTATATCAAATTGGAGTTTTGATATTGAAATTTTCTTTAAATTCATGAATATAGTTGGTAAAGAAAATGTTGAAAAGAGAGCAAAAGAAATCCCTCTAGAAGCCTGGAGAGATGTGGGAGATTCCAAAGTTAAATTTTCTTATTCTTTAAAACTTCCTTTTGAACTTTTAAGAATAAAAAAATACTATAAGAAAAAATACTGA
- a CDS encoding DUF6056 family protein: MSQSRTFSIFDKLIILLLFVATLPLLYLSFFNEPSADDFNYAIKLNKDTFLGIEYYEYMHWGSRYTATAVLITDPIHWGSFLGYRMISVLMIVLFIFASYFMFYQLVKDKILSVKLASLFSFIYIFQLPGINSAFYWLSGSATYHLGNILFLFYIGFCAKSTEQLKLRNVFLYLLIFLIIGCNEISMIYLLIFNFLLFTYNFFKTRKLFTIYFYLLLWTVLLTIFILIAPGNHERSHSVFNPYSFSEIILRSLRKTTVIIIRYAALSFFIIFLAFYSFRKPLQKLKFPLLSLPYYFYILLFLLMIFIGCFPSIYTLGSYPPLRTVNVIFLSILILLMVVCCKLIREPFISKIHVPHFLLNISLLILVLGYIFAIRDNEVYDLSNNIFNSYDDIVSGKAQKYKEEVHERYEIIQKSKKDTIYLLPIQTKPRIIYHSDLSHDPKHFYNATMAEYFNKKAIIIK; this comes from the coding sequence ATGAGTCAATCGCGCACATTTAGTATTTTTGATAAACTCATTATCCTATTATTATTTGTGGCAACCCTTCCATTGCTATATCTTTCTTTTTTTAATGAACCTTCGGCGGATGATTTTAATTACGCTATAAAATTAAATAAAGATACTTTTTTGGGTATAGAATATTATGAATATATGCATTGGGGGAGTAGATATACAGCTACTGCGGTTTTAATTACAGATCCCATCCATTGGGGAAGTTTCTTAGGATATAGAATGATTTCTGTGTTGATGATCGTGCTTTTTATCTTTGCTTCCTATTTTATGTTTTATCAGCTGGTAAAAGATAAGATCTTATCTGTTAAACTAGCCTCGTTATTTTCTTTTATTTATATATTTCAATTACCCGGGATTAATTCAGCCTTTTATTGGCTTTCTGGTTCTGCTACCTATCATTTGGGCAATATATTATTTCTATTTTATATAGGATTTTGTGCTAAGAGTACCGAACAATTAAAATTAAGGAATGTATTTCTCTATTTATTGATATTTCTTATTATAGGCTGTAATGAAATATCCATGATTTATCTGCTGATCTTTAATTTCTTATTGTTTACTTATAACTTTTTTAAAACTAGAAAATTATTTACAATATATTTTTATCTATTACTTTGGACTGTCCTGTTAACGATTTTTATATTAATCGCACCGGGAAATCACGAACGTTCTCATTCCGTGTTTAATCCTTATTCCTTTTCGGAAATTATTTTAAGATCTCTTAGAAAAACGACAGTGATAATTATTAGATATGCAGCCCTTTCATTTTTTATTATATTTTTGGCTTTCTACAGCTTTAGAAAACCATTACAAAAATTGAAATTTCCCTTACTTTCACTTCCTTATTATTTTTATATACTTTTATTTTTACTTATGATATTTATCGGATGCTTTCCAAGTATATATACTTTAGGAAGTTATCCGCCACTACGCACGGTCAATGTAATCTTTTTAAGTATTTTGATTCTTTTAATGGTTGTATGTTGCAAATTAATCAGAGAACCTTTCATCAGTAAAATACATGTGCCACATTTTTTACTAAATATTTCTTTGCTAATTTTAGTTTTAGGTTATATTTTTGCCATTAGAGATAATGAAGTATATGATTTAAGCAATAATATTTTTAATTCATACGATGATATCGTTAGTGGTAAAGCCCAAAAATATAAAGAAGAAGTTCATGAAAGATATGAGATTATTCAAAAGTCTAAGAAAGATACTATATACTTATTACCAATTCAAACAAAGCCACGAATTATATATCATTCTGATTTAAGCCATGATCCAAAACATTTTTATAATGCGACCATGGCAGAATATTTTAATAAAAAAGCGATCATAATTAAATAA